From Coccinella septempunctata chromosome 4, icCocSept1.1, whole genome shotgun sequence, a single genomic window includes:
- the LOC123312209 gene encoding uncharacterized protein LOC123312209 isoform X3 codes for MITEINLVVKGSNRNSQIFTSDDIMTLKKEEERKVTSNKSGGGVFNLLFRRGKSNNTPTTTPPANKEPPPSTLHREDPPTKPTPQTVAKSEPQKEKPKVPQRKRRPAPKPPQPVEKPPQEEPVQLRNGSVISDSSNVSENGAKHGSGVTICHSRHSSDSSGYHETSILSDQCNTSLPRRNRMGEGAETMGRLKLNRYSESTGNLTKMTSQSRSTSSLIFPGRKKKAAPPPPKPLQTPSSSTTNLESPVVASQTPLSSSSSKTDLSLASQGTQKTTNPPPIPRRRKGPVPTPSNSLKIDGEDDRDTTSSQHAEESLYSCPYQTEGGPNTRDTPENSRPPSNMSTIDILKSLEYLNLDDQGNEIKPPEVIAVLPKSKQAEEETHNEDPALIKRPFILNLVDKNLDDDNASVATESPVKNETTSIISDVSSVDIPPRKQIFHKEMSVSSVKSSESALFEEGRMRRWGSWEKLNFSSVTPSPIHEMPRYSTSEDNLGNRSIPNAKDVKKRLSKEYSSQTMKEINTNLNEESEGREDVKNTTEEQMIIKDPVSECLKQMDGNKRVEEGVFSNTDVSSTTNHPPHKTFNSDGKSCNNSQIVSPLEEKEVCISENLYTTDIINEISLDDVERYKNYGNSPDSGNSSEISEKSKIDDELNNPEILEALVAEDEVIEEWQLPSPPKAFKDTFPNSQLKETSETDSVITPELIEKLERIEKEQAVHNEQNRKNSVSDDLYADNELILNKLSLENLEKRKSLVYNRELATSLKLSYESEALKKVATDSSKPDSSKTLDKSDKTQEEIRQAVKKEEATTESKHSTLPNFKITTYEEPKQIKVFEDDTIRSNSDFSGKSLSLNRGRTLDKTGFGRSMENISVRKNESDDVFKRPKDAEHRTFRPISEHYRRPVNRSGSFSAEHNEWSSSRPVARSKSQVALRRGERKNVGFESSNMSKSSSLFDVSGLQSLEVMKKIQNKLNTPTTSMETLSKAVSEKIEAKPKAAEVQEPPKRKYQYTGPPSINMGTWSERPKVPVSVKEDADYKLGQGTNNRYLNTTVQNGSRIIDVKEQKFVGEIASKQAETQTVTITCNGSSERKDFNVLIKIEDQNRRFQDQKVDSMYKTSYSLNRNSQRPHSVAFPSDFDISRVPVVRSVELKKTFRDIPGNTSVIQLNQSNDNYHPNSFSERYTTNTTSKDVSKPVMRAKSFLQGAPVVRGFRTLDNNTISTNNTEVKVENSNRYSWQPTTSMTLPSAPKKDTFTTNQNVPFSRFNLRRTESKNSRDDDWGVQDRTQTLPSFSKPHFEPHQNGNLVNTNSKPEIPKPPPQMPKTIQKKITQRQFVPVLDPRDELLKSIRDFGGKKGLRSRKA; via the exons ATGATAACGGAAATAAATCTGGTAGTCAAAGGATCCAATAGAAACTCCCAAATCTTCACATCGGACGACATAATGACGCTGAAAAAGGAGGAAGAGAGAAAAGTTACGTCGAATAAATCTGGTGGTGGTGTTTTCAATTTACTATTCAGGAGGGGGAAGTCG AACAATACACCAACAACAACACCACCCGCCAACAAGGAACCTCCACCATCAACCCTCCACCGAGAAGACCCTCCCACGAAACCAACGCCTCAAACGGTCGCGAAGTCAGAACCCCAAAAAGaaaaaccgaaggtacctcaaCGGAAGCGAAGACCCGCTCCGAAACCCCCCCAACCTGTCGAAAAACCGCCTCAGGAAGAACCTGTTCAGCTGAGAAACGGTTCGGTCATATCAGACAGTTCGAACGTCAGCGAAAACGGAGCCAAACACGGATCCGGCGTCACGATATGTCACTCCAGACACAGCAGCGACAGCTCTGGGTACCACGAGACCTCGATCCTGAGCGATCAGTGCAACACCTCTCTGCCGAGGAGGAACAGGATGGGAGAGGGCGCTGAGACGATGGGGAGGTTGAAGTTGAACAGGTACAGCGAGAGTACCGGGAATCTGACCAAGATGACCTCGCAGTCGAGGTCGACGTCCAGTTTGATATTTCCAG GTCGCAAAAAAAAGGCAGCCCCACCGCCACCGAAACCCCTGCAAACACCCTCAAGTTCCACAACGAACTTGGAAAGTCCCGTAGTTGCTAGTCAAACCCCCCTAAGCTCTTCATCATCGAAGACAG ATTTGTCCCTAGCTTCCCAGGGCACCCAAAAAACCACTAATCCTCCCCCTATACCCAGGAGAAGAAAAGGACCGGTACCGACGCCTTCGAACTCGCTGAAAATAGACGGAGAAGACGATAGGGATACAACCTCATCGCAACACGCTGAAGAATCGTTATACTCCTGTCCATACCAAACGGAAGGAGGGCCTAATACGAGAGATACGCCGGAAAACAGCAGACCGCCCTCCAACATGTCAACGATAGACATTTTAAAATCGCTGGAATACCTGAATCTGGACGATCAGGGCAACGAGATCAAACCTCCGGAGGTGATAGCCGTTCTGCCGAAATCGAAGCAGGCTGAGGAAGAAACTCATAACGAAGACCCTGCACTGATAAAGAGACCGTTTATATTGAATCTAGTCGACAAGAATCTTGACGACGACAACGCTAGTGTAGCCACCGAATCGCCAGTTAAAAACGAAACGACCTCCATAATTTCGGATGTTTCCAGTGTGGACATTCCCCCAAGAAAGCAAATATTCCACAAGGAAATGTCTGTGTCCAGTGTTAAGAGCTCGGAGAGTGCACTGTTCGAAGAGGGACGCATGAGAAGATGGGGTAGTTGggagaaattgaatttttcatccgTTACACCTTCACCAATCCACGAAATGCCTAGGTACTCAACGTCCGAAGATAATCTGGGAAATCGATCGATTCCTAATGCCAAAGATGTTAAAAAACGATTGTCGAAAGAATATTCTAGTCAAACCATGAAAGAAATCAATACGAACCTCAATGAAGAATCTGAGGGAAGAGAAGATGTAAAAAATACTACTGAGGAACAAATGATTATAAAGGATCCGGTGTCAGAATGTTTAAAACAGATGGATGGCAATAAAAGAGTTGAGGagggtgttttttcaaacaCAG ACGTCAGTTCAACGACCAATCACCCACCGCATAAAACGTTTAATTCGGATGGAAAATCTTGTAATAACTCGCAAATTGTTTCCCCTTTAGAGGAAAAAGAAGTCTGCATCAGTGAAAACTTATACACGACTGATATAATCAACGAAATTAGTCTGGACGATGTAGAACGATATAAGAACTACGGTAATTCTCCAGATTCCGGAAACTCTAGTGAGATAAGCGAAAAATCTAAGATAGACGACGAACTCAACAATCCAGAAATACTAGAAGCTTTGGTCGCCGAAGACGAAGTCATCGAAGAATGGCAACTGCCGTCACCGCCAAAAGCCTTCAAGGACACGTTTCCCAATAGTCAACTGAAAGAAACTTCTGAGACTGACTCTGTGATAACCCCAGAACTAATCGAGAAATTAGAACGCATAGAGAAGGAACAAGCGGTTCACAACGAACAGAACCGAAAAAATAGCGTCTCGGACGATCTATACGCAGACAACGAACTGATTTTGAACAAGCTATCATTGGAGAATCTGGAGAAACGGAAGAGTCTGGTGTACAACCGTGAGCTAGCAACTAGTCTGAAATTATCGTATGAATCGGAAGCGCTTAAAAAAGTTGCAACCGACTCCTCCAAACCTGACTCTTCTAAAACTCTGGACAAATCCGATAAAACGCAAGAGGAGATCCGACAAGCCGTGAAAAAAGAAGAAGCGACCACAGAGTCCAAACACAGCACCTTGCCCAATTTCAAGATCACGACGTACGAAGAACCCAAACAGATCAAGGTCTTCGAGGACGATACCATCAGGAGCAACTCGgatttttcaggaaaatctcTCAGTTTGAACCGGGGACGAACGCTAGACAAAACCGGATTCGGCAGGTCAATGGAGAACATTTCTGTGCGTAAGAACGAGTCCGACGACGTCTTCAAGAGGCCGAAAGACGCGGAACACAGAACGTTCAGGCCGATAAGCGAGCATTACAGGAGACCTGTCAACAGGTCTGGATCCTTCTCGGCCGAACACAACGAGTGGAGTTCCTCAAGGCCCGTTGCTAGGTCCAAGTCACAAGTGGCGTTGAGGAGGGGAGAGAGGAAAAACGTCGGCTTCGAGTCCAGCAACATGTCGAAGAGTAGTAGTTTGTTTGACGTCTCCGGACTTCAGAGCTTGGAG GTGATGAAAAAGATCCAAAATAAATTAAACACTCCAACTACATCCATGGAAACCTTGAGCAAGGCCGTCTCTGAGAAGATTGAAGCTAAGCCCAAAGCCGCGGAAGTCCAAGAACCGCCGAAAAGAAAATACCAATACACTGGTCCTCCTTCCATCAACATGGGAACGTGGTCAGAGAGACCAAAGGTACCGGTCAGCGTTAAAGAAGATGCAGACTACAAGTTGGGTCAGGGAACGAACAATAGATACCTCAACACGACTGTCCAGAACGGTTCCAGAATCATCGATGTGAAAGAACAGAAATTCGTAGGCGAAATCGCCTCAAAACAAGCAGAAACGCAGACGGTTACCATAACTTGTAACGGTTCATCCGAACGTAAAGACTTCAACGTCCTCATTAAGATAGAAGATCAAAACAGGAGGTTTCAAGATCAGAAAGTCGATTCGATGTATAAGACTTCCTACAGTTTGAACAGGAATTCGCAACGACCTCATTCTGTAGCCTTTCCTTCAGATTTTGACATTTCACGGGTACCAGTGGTTCGATCTGTCGAACTCAAGAAGACTTTCAGGGATATCCCAGGCAATACGTCGGTCATCCAGTTGAATCAGTCCAATGATAATTACCATCCTAATAGTTTTTCGGAAAGATATACCACGAATACCACCAGTAAAGACGTGTCCAAACCTGTAATGAGAGCCAAGAGCTTTTTACAGGGAGCGCCAGTAGTCAGAGGATTCAGAACTCTAGATAATAATACCATCAGTACCAATAACACAGAGGTTAAAGTGGAAAACTCCAACAGGTACTCCTGGCAACCTACAACATCTATGACCCTGCCTTCAGCACCAAAAAAAGATACATTCACAACGAATCAAAACGTGCCTTTTTCTAGATTTAACTTGAGACGTACCGAATCCAAAAACTCCAGAGATGATGACTGGGGAGTTCAGGATCGAACTCAAACTTTACCGAGCTTTTCTAAACCTCATTTTGAACCACATCAAAATGGAAATCTTGTCAATACTAATTCGAAACCTGAAATACCCAAACCGCCGCCTCAAATGCCCAAAACTATACAGAAGAAAATCACCCAAAGGCAATTTGTGCCAGTTCTTGATCCCAGAGATGAACTCCTCAAGTCTATAAGGGATTTTGGCGGCAAAAAGGGTCTGAGAAGTAGGAAAGCTTAA
- the LOC123312209 gene encoding uncharacterized protein LOC123312209 isoform X2: MLHITEDTPADMLSGAMDLSIHLPTGKTVKMCVERRTPMMDLLVQVTTNHQLQITNYTLQPLQTSSSDNYSEKVLSYYPNTPIGALDTQHIKVIPKTRTLPITKNALPVTQPFETTFRLKVHLPRNQLYVTRVSKHVHIEDIMRKVCEEKSLDPNKYEVRHPGNLDEILDPKLTLHDYMITEINLVVKGSNRNSQIFTSDDIMTLKKEEERKVTSNKSGGGVFNLLFRRGKSNNTPTTTPPANKEPPPSTLHREDPPTKPTPQTVAKSEPQKEKPKVPQRKRRPAPKPPQPVEKPPQEEPVQLRNGSVISDSSNVSENGAKHGSGVTICHSRHSSDSSGYHETSILSDQCNTSLPRRNRMGEGAETMGRLKLNRYSESTGNLTKMTSQSRSTSSLIFPGRKKKAAPPPPKPLQTPSSSTTNLESPVVASQTPLSSSSSKTDLSLASQGTQKTTNPPPIPRRRKGPVPTPSNSLKIDGEDDRDTTSSQHAEESLYSCPYQTEGGPNTRDTPENSRPPSNMSTIDILKSLEYLNLDDQGNEIKPPEVIAVLPKSKQAEEETHNEDPALIKRPFILNLVDKNLDDDNASVATESPVKNETTSIISDVSSVDIPPRKQIFHKEMSVSSVKSSESALFEEGRMRRWGSWEKLNFSSVTPSPIHEMPRYSTSEDNLGNRSIPNAKDVKKRLSKEYSSQTMKEINTNLNEESEGREDVKNTTEEQMIIKDPVSECLKQMDGNKRVEEGVFSNTDVSSTTNHPPHKTFNSDGKSCNNSQIVSPLEEKEVCISENLYTTDIINEISLDDVERYKNYGNSPDSGNSSEISEKSKIDDELNNPEILEALVAEDEVIEEWQLPSPPKAFKDTFPNSQLKETSETDSVITPELIEKLERIEKEQAVHNEQNRKNSVSDDLYADNELILNKLSLENLEKRKSLVYNRELATSLKLSYESEALKKVATDSSKPDSSKTLDKSDKTQEEIRQAVKKEEATTESKHSTLPNFKITTYEEPKQIKVFEDDTIRSNSDFSGKSLSLNRGRTLDKTGFGRSMENISVRKNESDDVFKRPKDAEHRTFRPISEHYRRPVNRSGSFSAEHNEWSSSRPVARSKSQVALRRGERKNVGFESSNMSKSSSLFDVSGLQSLEVMKKIQNKLNTPTTSMETLSKAVSEKIEAKPKAAEVQEPPKRKYQYTGPPSINMGTWSERPKVPVSVKEDADYKLGQGTNNRYLNTTVQNGSRIIDVKEQKFVGEIASKQAETQTVTITCNGSSERKDFNVLIKIEDQNRRFQDQKVDSMYKTSYSLNRNSQRPHSVAFPSDFDISRVPVVRSVELKKTFRDIPGNTSVIQLNQSNDNYHPNSFSERYTTNTTSKDVSKPVMRAKSFLQGAPVVRGFRTLDNNTISTNNTEVKVENSNRYSWQPTTSMTLPSAPKKDTFTTNQNVPFSRFNLRRTESKNSRDDDWGVQDRTQTLPSFSKPHFEPHQNGNLVNTNSKPEIPKPPPQMPKTIQKKITQRQFVPVLDPRDELLKSIRDFGGKKGLRSRKA, encoded by the exons ATGCTTCACATCACCGAGGACACTCCCGCGGACATGTTGTCTGGGGCAATGGACCTCAGCATCCACTTGCCCACGGGCAAGACTGTCAAGATGTGTGTCGAGAGAAG GACGCCTATGATGGATCTTCTGGTACAGGTGACGACCAACCATCAGCTGCAAATCACCAACTACACCCTACAGCCGTTGCAGACGTCTTCCAGCGACAATTATTCGGAGAAAGTGCTGTCTTATTACCCGAACACTCCGATAGGCGCCCTAGATACCCAACACATCAAGGTCATACCGAAAACAAGGACACTTCCGATAACGAAGAATGCGCTCCCGGTAACTCAACCTTTCGAGACCACCTTCAGGCTGAAGGTGCATCTTCCGAGAAACCAACTGTACGTCACTAGGGTCAGCAAGCACGTGCACATCGAGGATATCATGAGGAAGGTGTGCGAGGAGAAGAGTCTGGACCCTAACAAGTACGAAGTGCGACATCCTG GTAATCTGGATGAGATACTAGATCCCAAGTTGACCTTGCACGATTACATGATAACGGAAATAAATCTGGTAGTCAAAGGATCCAATAGAAACTCCCAAATCTTCACATCGGACGACATAATGACGCTGAAAAAGGAGGAAGAGAGAAAAGTTACGTCGAATAAATCTGGTGGTGGTGTTTTCAATTTACTATTCAGGAGGGGGAAGTCG AACAATACACCAACAACAACACCACCCGCCAACAAGGAACCTCCACCATCAACCCTCCACCGAGAAGACCCTCCCACGAAACCAACGCCTCAAACGGTCGCGAAGTCAGAACCCCAAAAAGaaaaaccgaaggtacctcaaCGGAAGCGAAGACCCGCTCCGAAACCCCCCCAACCTGTCGAAAAACCGCCTCAGGAAGAACCTGTTCAGCTGAGAAACGGTTCGGTCATATCAGACAGTTCGAACGTCAGCGAAAACGGAGCCAAACACGGATCCGGCGTCACGATATGTCACTCCAGACACAGCAGCGACAGCTCTGGGTACCACGAGACCTCGATCCTGAGCGATCAGTGCAACACCTCTCTGCCGAGGAGGAACAGGATGGGAGAGGGCGCTGAGACGATGGGGAGGTTGAAGTTGAACAGGTACAGCGAGAGTACCGGGAATCTGACCAAGATGACCTCGCAGTCGAGGTCGACGTCCAGTTTGATATTTCCAG GTCGCAAAAAAAAGGCAGCCCCACCGCCACCGAAACCCCTGCAAACACCCTCAAGTTCCACAACGAACTTGGAAAGTCCCGTAGTTGCTAGTCAAACCCCCCTAAGCTCTTCATCATCGAAGACAG ATTTGTCCCTAGCTTCCCAGGGCACCCAAAAAACCACTAATCCTCCCCCTATACCCAGGAGAAGAAAAGGACCGGTACCGACGCCTTCGAACTCGCTGAAAATAGACGGAGAAGACGATAGGGATACAACCTCATCGCAACACGCTGAAGAATCGTTATACTCCTGTCCATACCAAACGGAAGGAGGGCCTAATACGAGAGATACGCCGGAAAACAGCAGACCGCCCTCCAACATGTCAACGATAGACATTTTAAAATCGCTGGAATACCTGAATCTGGACGATCAGGGCAACGAGATCAAACCTCCGGAGGTGATAGCCGTTCTGCCGAAATCGAAGCAGGCTGAGGAAGAAACTCATAACGAAGACCCTGCACTGATAAAGAGACCGTTTATATTGAATCTAGTCGACAAGAATCTTGACGACGACAACGCTAGTGTAGCCACCGAATCGCCAGTTAAAAACGAAACGACCTCCATAATTTCGGATGTTTCCAGTGTGGACATTCCCCCAAGAAAGCAAATATTCCACAAGGAAATGTCTGTGTCCAGTGTTAAGAGCTCGGAGAGTGCACTGTTCGAAGAGGGACGCATGAGAAGATGGGGTAGTTGggagaaattgaatttttcatccgTTACACCTTCACCAATCCACGAAATGCCTAGGTACTCAACGTCCGAAGATAATCTGGGAAATCGATCGATTCCTAATGCCAAAGATGTTAAAAAACGATTGTCGAAAGAATATTCTAGTCAAACCATGAAAGAAATCAATACGAACCTCAATGAAGAATCTGAGGGAAGAGAAGATGTAAAAAATACTACTGAGGAACAAATGATTATAAAGGATCCGGTGTCAGAATGTTTAAAACAGATGGATGGCAATAAAAGAGTTGAGGagggtgttttttcaaacaCAG ACGTCAGTTCAACGACCAATCACCCACCGCATAAAACGTTTAATTCGGATGGAAAATCTTGTAATAACTCGCAAATTGTTTCCCCTTTAGAGGAAAAAGAAGTCTGCATCAGTGAAAACTTATACACGACTGATATAATCAACGAAATTAGTCTGGACGATGTAGAACGATATAAGAACTACGGTAATTCTCCAGATTCCGGAAACTCTAGTGAGATAAGCGAAAAATCTAAGATAGACGACGAACTCAACAATCCAGAAATACTAGAAGCTTTGGTCGCCGAAGACGAAGTCATCGAAGAATGGCAACTGCCGTCACCGCCAAAAGCCTTCAAGGACACGTTTCCCAATAGTCAACTGAAAGAAACTTCTGAGACTGACTCTGTGATAACCCCAGAACTAATCGAGAAATTAGAACGCATAGAGAAGGAACAAGCGGTTCACAACGAACAGAACCGAAAAAATAGCGTCTCGGACGATCTATACGCAGACAACGAACTGATTTTGAACAAGCTATCATTGGAGAATCTGGAGAAACGGAAGAGTCTGGTGTACAACCGTGAGCTAGCAACTAGTCTGAAATTATCGTATGAATCGGAAGCGCTTAAAAAAGTTGCAACCGACTCCTCCAAACCTGACTCTTCTAAAACTCTGGACAAATCCGATAAAACGCAAGAGGAGATCCGACAAGCCGTGAAAAAAGAAGAAGCGACCACAGAGTCCAAACACAGCACCTTGCCCAATTTCAAGATCACGACGTACGAAGAACCCAAACAGATCAAGGTCTTCGAGGACGATACCATCAGGAGCAACTCGgatttttcaggaaaatctcTCAGTTTGAACCGGGGACGAACGCTAGACAAAACCGGATTCGGCAGGTCAATGGAGAACATTTCTGTGCGTAAGAACGAGTCCGACGACGTCTTCAAGAGGCCGAAAGACGCGGAACACAGAACGTTCAGGCCGATAAGCGAGCATTACAGGAGACCTGTCAACAGGTCTGGATCCTTCTCGGCCGAACACAACGAGTGGAGTTCCTCAAGGCCCGTTGCTAGGTCCAAGTCACAAGTGGCGTTGAGGAGGGGAGAGAGGAAAAACGTCGGCTTCGAGTCCAGCAACATGTCGAAGAGTAGTAGTTTGTTTGACGTCTCCGGACTTCAGAGCTTGGAG GTGATGAAAAAGATCCAAAATAAATTAAACACTCCAACTACATCCATGGAAACCTTGAGCAAGGCCGTCTCTGAGAAGATTGAAGCTAAGCCCAAAGCCGCGGAAGTCCAAGAACCGCCGAAAAGAAAATACCAATACACTGGTCCTCCTTCCATCAACATGGGAACGTGGTCAGAGAGACCAAAGGTACCGGTCAGCGTTAAAGAAGATGCAGACTACAAGTTGGGTCAGGGAACGAACAATAGATACCTCAACACGACTGTCCAGAACGGTTCCAGAATCATCGATGTGAAAGAACAGAAATTCGTAGGCGAAATCGCCTCAAAACAAGCAGAAACGCAGACGGTTACCATAACTTGTAACGGTTCATCCGAACGTAAAGACTTCAACGTCCTCATTAAGATAGAAGATCAAAACAGGAGGTTTCAAGATCAGAAAGTCGATTCGATGTATAAGACTTCCTACAGTTTGAACAGGAATTCGCAACGACCTCATTCTGTAGCCTTTCCTTCAGATTTTGACATTTCACGGGTACCAGTGGTTCGATCTGTCGAACTCAAGAAGACTTTCAGGGATATCCCAGGCAATACGTCGGTCATCCAGTTGAATCAGTCCAATGATAATTACCATCCTAATAGTTTTTCGGAAAGATATACCACGAATACCACCAGTAAAGACGTGTCCAAACCTGTAATGAGAGCCAAGAGCTTTTTACAGGGAGCGCCAGTAGTCAGAGGATTCAGAACTCTAGATAATAATACCATCAGTACCAATAACACAGAGGTTAAAGTGGAAAACTCCAACAGGTACTCCTGGCAACCTACAACATCTATGACCCTGCCTTCAGCACCAAAAAAAGATACATTCACAACGAATCAAAACGTGCCTTTTTCTAGATTTAACTTGAGACGTACCGAATCCAAAAACTCCAGAGATGATGACTGGGGAGTTCAGGATCGAACTCAAACTTTACCGAGCTTTTCTAAACCTCATTTTGAACCACATCAAAATGGAAATCTTGTCAATACTAATTCGAAACCTGAAATACCCAAACCGCCGCCTCAAATGCCCAAAACTATACAGAAGAAAATCACCCAAAGGCAATTTGTGCCAGTTCTTGATCCCAGAGATGAACTCCTCAAGTCTATAAGGGATTTTGGCGGCAAAAAGGGTCTGAGAAGTAGGAAAGCTTAA